The following nucleotide sequence is from Synchiropus splendidus isolate RoL2022-P1 chromosome 1, RoL_Sspl_1.0, whole genome shotgun sequence.
CCCCACCAGATGCTGGTCCTATTAATGGGCTTTCACCCAAAGAGAATTTAAATAATTACACACCACTCTACTGGCTCTGTGCCTTCATTTTGAAAACCCTCAACAATCTACAATGCACTTCCTTCAACCGGAAACAGGTCAAATgcataacaatgaaaaaaagcttGTCTGTATATAATTCCATGTTTTTTTACTGGGTAGTGCAGAAAGTAATGTGATGGCTGATTTTCGCCACTTCCTCCTTTATTTTGTCATCGACTTAGATGCACTAGATGACAAAAGTGATATAGTGACAACTGTTTGCAAAGTGTTCATgcaatacaaatgttttttttttactatttatcACAGTTTTGCTGTACAGGTCTGTAGCTGTCTCACAGATGACTCATTTCACTGCCAGATATTTCCTGCTAAGTGACATTAAACTGTCTGATTGATAGTCAatttttgaagaaaataaagtttGAAGAGATTTTCCTCGTGATCAGGGGACtcaatttcaatgttatttAAATGGTAAACAATAGAGGCTGAGTGTACAATTGATCAACAATATGAAGTGAAagtaaaacttttatttatagTTACATTTGAGATACAAAAATATAAGGTTCAAGTGGCACTTTCACCACAgtaggtttttgtttgtttcacagtaggtttttgtttgtttttaaccttTTATACCAGTAACATTTCACAGTACCCAAGTCTACTCTTCAGAAGACCAACTGTTTGGGCTTTAAGAATGTGAAAATACTTCCTTTCGTCCAATGTCTTTGGACGTTGAACCGTTGACTTTCACAATGGCCTTCAGATCTCTGTGCCCTCCAAAAATGTGGCACTTGTCGCTTTTGAGTTTCAGTGCCACCTTTGACCCAGTGGGCAATGCTCTGGTATTCAAGTCTACAGTCTTGTGAATAATGTTGCAGTTAGAAGCAGTGATTACGAGAAACTTTGAGACAGTGTGTTTAGTGGGCCACAGGGCTCAATTTCAGAACCTTGTTGGATGAATACATGCAGCTGATTTCAGAATAAGATTGTCCAGCTCAGAGATTTTCATGCACggcacctcccactgttgctaGTGCAAAGCAAATGGAATAATAGAGTACATTGCAACCAGGTAGCATTGCTTTTGGTTATGACTCTACCATAAACCAAAAGCAATACCCTTATCAAGGTGTCTTCCCCCAAGCAGTCCTCCATCCATCACCACGAGCATCCCTGAGCAACAAGGTCAGAGTGAGGAGGGAACCAGGCTGTTTATGACTATGTATTTCATGAGCACATTTTGTCGTAGTCAGGCGGCCACCAACCACCAGGTACTTCAAGCCAATGTCTCATGCTCACAGCAGTTTTGTTTAAGGCACCAAATCACACCAAAGGTTTTCCTCAGACGTCACAAATAAAAGGTATATACGGGATACAATAAAAACATGGCAACTAAGCAGAAACGGATACATCCACTCTGGCTCAAGATCTTCAGATCCCTCAGTCAGTGCGTACTGAGGTGGCCAAAAATAGGGAAGTTTGGGATAGtgtaaaatgaaactgaaactttTACTGCTCTGAATAAGCAGAAGAAATGTCAGAACACCCTACATGACAAAGGTGAACTTTGGACAGCAGGGTTTGGAACCAGGTTAAGATGAATTAATGCGGAATTATTTTAGTTGTATCATTGCGTTTAAAGGTCAGGACAGCCAGatgaaatggaaaatggaaatgtCAAAACAACAGCCGACGAGTCGCACTGTCTGATCAACGTGAATGGTAGTTCTTACTGGTGCAACCCTCAGCTGATTCAAGTCTTAACGCTATGTTTACAGCAACAACAGCGAGAGGAAAGGTGTTGAATGGATATCATCCCCCACCCCAGAGCAGCCTTCTAGCATGTTCTCACATAGGTAAGCAGCAGGTAGATGAAGAGTAAGACGAGGAAGCGGAGGCGGAGGGAGACCCGGTAGTGGTTTCCAGGCGGGTCTGTTACCAAACTGGAGGAAAGGTTAGCCCTAACCAGAGCGGGTCCAACATTGCCAAAACAAACCAGCTTAAGAGTCCAAACTCACCGGGCTCTGACGGCGTTGAACTCCCCCGTGGATTTCCCGATAACCAGGTGTCGTAGCGACACATGGACGAGTCCCCACAGcaccaaaataaacacagtgACCACGGTCGCCGCCAGTCCTTCCCGCAGCAGGTACAGTCTCACTTCGGGCTTCCGCTTCGGGTCCCCGTTGTAGCCGTTGTTCTCACAACGGTAGCGGGTCCCACCGTCATCCTGCTCGGGATAACCGTGTAGGTTTTGCAGCGGTTTGAGCCTCCGGACGGCAGTGTCAGCGTCCATGGTGGAGCCTGCGGTACATCAGCTGCAGCTCCGCGAGCAGGCGTCTCGACTTTATTGGCTGAGGGACGGCGAGCCAGAAGGCCCAACCTTCATTGACAGAAGGGAGGGGAATGCGAACAAGAAAATAAtgtcacagtttaaaaaaaatggggtCAGATACATTTGTCTTGTCGACACGATATGACAGATAACAATGCTTTCAAAAAAATATCTATTCAACTTAACTGTTTCACATCACCAAAATGATCTCATTACACAGGAGACGTCATTGGTTGTAGTGGTGTAATAACAAACCAAagggagagaaataaaagaaaacccTTCACTGGTCTCCCTGGTCAGAAAATTCATAACTCTTAACATAATTCTTAACTCATGAagtatctctctctctgtctgtgtaaACCAGCACCCACTAGAGTGTGAGACAAGTTCTTTATCGTGTGTCCAACACAATATCCCAAGAGACAGCAATTTTCCGGATAACAGTATGAAAAAGTGTCATGCTGAAACATGACAGAGTAACATAAATAAGAGTGTGCGCTTTATGTAAATTAATAAATGGAGTGAAGGATCCTCGATCCCCTTTTTCTTCTACGTgcaaaatgcatgtttttttagggtagcgagtgtgtgtgtgtgtgtgtgtgtgtgtgtgtgtgtgtgtgtgtgtgtgtgtgtgtgtgtgtgtgtgtgtgtgtgtgtgtgcgtgtgcgtgtaaCCGACGAAGAATGTTACCAATGGAGATACAATTAGAAGTGGAAGGCAACAATGAGAACATTTGATGAAGTAACGGTTCGGTAAGGTAGGTTAATGATGACCAAAGAGGAAATGGCCAAAAAGAATGACGAATTAAACACAAGAAATTTCATTTGAAAGGATATTGATATCACTCTAGTTTTGAACCTTTCTTACCATCTTGTGGACAACATGAGAATAGCAGTTCGACGCAAGCAAAGCCATTTATGATTTCGTTTCGTTAAATATTTATCACATTTAAAAGCAGAAttattacaaaacaaaaacgtttaatattttttattttcagaatacGAATCATACTTATACAATAATGATGATAGTccaaatataaatcaaaatataGTCCGATTTTTTTTAGCAACAATAAGTCATTATTTATATTCgcgaaaataacattttaaacgtTGAcgcatttgtcttttttaaagaaattcTTCAACGTTTCCGTATGCGCATACGCTCAAGCCCATAAACGGTTCtagttgaattttattttattttttgtcttttgtctttgtctttttttgcgtGAATGCAGTTGAAAAAAAAGGGCTTACTTGtcttaaagaagaaaaaagaaaaaacattcactCCTTAATAAACCAAAACAAAGTCCCTCCCACTTATCGATTACATCTGTTAGATTACTCCCACGCGCATAATCGTTAACTCTCAACGAGGTCGTACTTATCTTGCGgtaatttttattatattattatttacattactATTTGGGACATAGAAACCGGTGAAGAAAAACTTGACTCCTGGCGGACGCTTGTGGCGGTGCTTGTTAGCATGAGCTAGCCGACTAGCCCCTGGAGTGACGCGGCTGCTGtcaacatcagccagctgaTATcgagtccaaacaaacaaagggtAGTCGCATTTTGAGTTTTACAAACCCTTGTAAAAACCATAGATAGGAAGTGGAGTCTATTTGACAAGCTTTGCTATTCCGGGGATAGTTTGGGAACGCTTTTCTAAGCTAACTTAGctaaaaaagaaacacacgATGAGCTCCGAGGAGAACGCAGCCTCCAACAAAGTGGCCCCGGAGGACGATGGCATGACATGGTGGTACCGATGGCTCTGCAAAATAGCCGGAGTACTGGGCGGAATATGTAAGCTTCTATTTCTTCCTTCACACCAGCCTTAGCTGAGTTCGGATCCGAGGTCTGTGTCGTGTTTACGTGTGCCTCTCGAATGTATTCTAAGCAGATGGACGCGTAACAAATGTGCTTTGGGGGTGTCAAGTGGATCCATACGCGCTCGTATATATTCGTTTTCGGATTGACGAATCTAAAATGACGAACAAGATGAACGGGATTTGTCTGTCTATTGTTCCCTGACTGCAGCAGCACCTGGGCACCGCCTGTCTGTGTGGCCCTGCCACATCATGTCACACACTCAGATCCAGCTCGTCATCATTTTTCCTCAACAATCTCCGAATGCTGGTGTCGCAGAACCGTTCCAGTCCTTTGCTGGAGGGCAGCGACACCAGAGTGTCACATGAACCACCTGCATTTTCAATGATGCCTGTATTATTTAGCACGCGGATCGGAAAGATAGAGCATTGCAAACAAGTTTGCAAACACACCTTACCCAAGCACATTCTATTGAACAGATGTTTGGTTGCTCATGAGCCCACAATGGTGAATCATGTTTTTAGAACTTTAATGACTAAgtatttctgtcatttttaatcTCTTAAATGGTGCTGGCCTTCAGAACCTCTGTGTTGTGAAGTCTTCATCTGGTTCACCTCCTGTTTGTTTACCGTCAACAAGAAAAATATGTTCTTAGCTAGTTCCTTCTTGAATATTTTGCCACCTGGGAGTGAACCTGGTCAGGGGTCCTTGTTGTATCTTATCTAGGACTGACCCCACAGTTGTCCTGGGAGAGCCCTCTCTGAAGAGAGTTGCCCCTGTGGCTTGATCTTGTATGAGTGGAACAATGGATGAGTAGAGATGAGAATATTGGTTCATATGGTCCTGGGCTTGAGCCCAGTGAACTCAAacatcattgttttcctggTGAATGAACATTTAATGATGATATGTCTGTTTTGTCCGATCCCCACAGCTTGCGCCATCGCTGGAGTATGGAACTGCGTCACCGTGAATCCTCTGAACATCGCAGCAGGAGTCTGGATGGTGTAGGTTTTTTtctgtgtccagcaggagaaataaataaaacttcatGATCATTTTTAACACGACTTTATGGAGACAGTTAGGAAGGTTGCGATTCTCCTGAAGGTGGCCAAATTCCTTTCACACATGCTAAATAAAACATGCCTCCACACACCTACTTACACATGCAGTTGCTTGCTAACCAACAAATGTGCTCAAGCCCTGACATTCTTGGCTCAACAGCATCTAAGTTCTCCACCCGTTGAAGCTATCcagcctccctaactttgcatGCATCTGCTCCCCCAGtgcactctcttctttaccTCCCTTCATCTCTATTACTCTGGATGATTGCCTATAAACATTTGATGTATTTTCACCATCTCTACTCCCTCATCATATattctcttctctccatctATATTGACAcctcttcagcttctgcttcttCCACCTCTGTTATCAGCTGTTTTCTCTCCACCATTTACAGAGAAAAGAACAGAACTCAATTTGAGTttacatttttgacattttggttcTCATTTAAAACAAGTAACAGATAAAAGTTGAACTAATGATGGAGTATAATCACATTAATAAGAGTTATTCTGAGAATTAAATATTGCTaagatgttttaaaaaatattgggGATATTTTGTACCTCATTGCTTTTATTCCTTTATAACAGCCACACCATGTATGACACCATGTAAATTGAATTGTGTGTTGCTCAATCCAACTGAAAATGGTAGCTTAAAGCTGTTAGTTGTGTTGGCTGTTAATGTCTGACCAATTCCTCCCATCACTTGTCCAGCATGTGTGACTCACTTTTGTGTTGGTGTCCGACGTCTCCAGGTTGACCGCCTTCGTGCTCTTCCTGTGTGAAGTACCGTTCTGCTGCCAGTTCATCGAGTTTGCAAACGCGGTGGCAGCACGCACGGACAAGTTCCGTCCTTGGCAGAAAGCTCTTTTCTACTGCGGGTGAGGatacagctctctctctctcatgctcACTCCTGGACAGGGTCTTATTTTCGGGGCTCAGCATTAAAATTGCATCAATTCGCAAACTTTAAGGaatgtgtatttttgtcttGCTGCTAATATGAGCCCTTGACTGCTGTTTTCAGGATGGCTCTTTTCCCCGTTGTCCTGAAGTTTTCCTTCACCACCTTGTTTGGAAACGCCATCGCCTTTGCTACGGGAGTGCTGTACGGCCTCGCATCTTTAGGCAAAAAGTAAGACTCCTCCATCCTAACATTGTGTCAAAGGTTGACGTcaagtttttggtttggtcTGTGGATGTTTTATAACACTGTTATGATTCAACAAATATTCactaaacaaaactatatgGTTTAATGTGCCTTTGCTGGCATGTTTTGCTTTTAAGAATCCACTATATTTTATGTATACTTAAAGTCTTTTATCAGTAATttgattagattttttttttgatagtgTACCTTTTGGCTGCAACAACTAGTTGTCTACTAAATTAGTTGTTGATGGGTTCATTAGTCGACGAGTTGTGACGTCATGATTCTCTTAGCACAAGCCGCAGTTAGGGCAGAAATGGCTGAAGTGCCGTGACCATTGTGACACAAAAACAGTGacaccatttcacaaaggacaaaTGACACATACCTTTCACACCACAATGTCAATGGGCCGTTACATTTCAATCATAaagtttcatcatttcatcaaaCATCATTGAGTGCTATACAAGTGTTTACAACAATTTACGTGCAATATAacttattgttatttatattcTATGTACGACAATACAAGCACGGTGGCATTGTTTGTTAACTCATGCACTTTGTACACCAACCACTCAACGAATCATTGTGGTGCTCTCAAAATGACCTATTGTACTTATGAAGGATGTAATATTATTTTGTTCTAtttcatgtgttgtgttttgattAACATGTACAgcattcatttttctttaatttCCTTGACTTTTGATGCAATGTGTAGTATTTAAAgattgttggtgtttttttcctctccacaATCATTTTTTATAAAATAGCTTAACACGTTCAGTGCGCATGTTTGGTCATATGTTTTTACCATTTCTTTGAATGATTTTTAAGTCaataattattttcattgtaaaatgtgtttccacTTACTTGCGGAAAGGTCGCGGCGGCAGCAGCCGTAGCACCTGAGAAGTGAGAAGTCCAGACTTTTTTCTCCCCAGAAAAGTCATCCAGCTCTTCTTGTGGAATACCAAGATCACTTGACAACCGAGAGACATAGTTTCTTCCGTTTGTCCTTGTTTTGCCTCCACCAGGGTACACATGACAATGATACTGCATTACAGAGGCATCAAGCCAGCCAAGCCTCCTTGACTGGCTGAGTAGCGGAggtttgagtctctcctgagcgACTGAGCTTCTTGTCTTATCACTTAGGGCGTGTACACTCTGGAGAAAACTCAACTTGATCTTGACTCCTTAGACACTAACCAAAGCTCAGGACACTCGTCTTGTTCTCATTCTGTCGTGGGGAACAAAGCTCAGTCAGAGACGGAACTCTCCGTTTACTGGTCCATCTATCTTACTCCTCTCGCAAGTGGCCATTTCCTTCATTTAAGCCTTCACCATAAAACTGAGATGCGGTGAGGGAAGAGTCAGCTTACTGTAACTGtgtgactgatttcatttgtttcacatgtgaactcttttcttcctcttgaCCCTCCAGACCCCTCACTTGTCATGTGGCACAGTAACTTTTTAAGTTTGTGTTTGGAATTCTAACTCGTCCAGTAACACTTCTacttaattgttttattttttactctcCGTCCTCATCTCTCACAACACTAACCCCTCTTTCGTTGTGTCCCCTCTACTTCCTGTGTTCTCAGGGGCGACGCGGTGACTTACGCCAGACTGCAGCACCAGAAACAAGGAGACGAAGAGAAGATGACGGGAACTCTGGAGTGAACAACCGGCctgggtttttttaaatatctcctCATCCGTACATCCTCCAGCATCTGACCCCGATTGAGTTACTGCATCAGCAGTCACCTCGTCCCTCAATATTGATTCTCCATTGTTGTGGCGACTGGCCCTTTAAATTAAAAGtgacttttacttttttacCCGAAACTAATGTGATTGTAAATGTACAGTTTTGACCTCAGGCCATTTGATgctttttatctttttaatttGCCTCTCTCCATTTTAAATCTGCCTGGATAAGTTTCCTAGTCCATCAGCCCGAATGTAGTTCCTCGTTTTTTGTCAGTCACCGAGAGGTTGAAGGTGACAAACTGGTTCACAACACTACTTCTGCAACTGCTGAGGTGCATTCTGGGATGCAGGGATAGACATCTGTAGCAGCTAGTTTTGGTACCaaatcaacacttttctgttatTTATTGCCGTTGCTTTTGCCCTGTGTACATCAGAACTGACTCTTGAAAAGGTTGTCATGACGCATGCGAGTTGTTTCGTCTGAGTTGGACCAGAACTTCCTGGTTTGAAATTGTCCTGAGGCTGCAGCTGGAATCAGAGATCGATCACATTTGATTATGGGGGTATTAAGGTCACACGTTTGAATATATATTTGGCAAATCTTCAATTCAATGATAAGAGCTATGATTCTATGAGAAGTCGTTCAATGAATGTAGCAGCAAGGGAGGGGTTGAAGTTACAGCATCTCCTTCCTACTCGACTTATTTCTACTATTCCAAGTTACTTTGCCGGTGAGAAAATGCCATTTTTGTCCAAAAATAATGgaggaattaaattaaatccCTTGGCCCAGTAAAATATATCACTTATGTCCAAAATaggtttttaaaatgtaatattactGCAGTTTGACTGACTGATGAGTGACTGATGTACACCAATTGTTAGCAATGCTACCGTGAAATACTTGTTGTTAACTTGTTAACATAATTCTtcagcgattttttttttttttttttttttttttttaagtcatactccacaaatattttttcccaaaacacttttttttttaaatttacatgAAAAAGTACATGAATTTTCAACTCCGTGTTGACTCAAAAACAAGAATAGATTTCTGCTCTCCAGCTGCAGGTTGAGTACAAACAAGGGGGGTGAATGTTTAATACCAAATTATCCAGTGATGTTTACCTTTGTGTGCTTTATGTCGTGTTATTTTCTCTTTGCTGGTGTGTTTTTTCGAGGGGCAAGTGTAGTTTGTGGTGACGTGTTGCATTGGAGGTGGCCGGTAGCAACGGTgtggctgcttttattttgctttgaatATCTGTTGCAAATGTTTAAAGGGATGTCAATGATTGAGTCAAGGAATTACTGATCTGTATTCCTCACAATCAACACAGCCATAGTTTGCCTTTATTGCTCAAGCAAAGCATGCAGTTACCTGTGGTTTGGTTGCCTTCTTCTGTCACCGATGCGTGTTCTTGGAGCGAATGTTTACACTTTCAGAGAAAGGTTTGCTGATTCACAAATCACAGCAGCTCTCAGGTATCAGATGTAGGTCGGCACTGATGGATCGTAGCTCTTCTAGGGAATCGGTGTGCGGCTCTGGTCCAGACATAAAAACTGGCACACGTGGTTCTACACCAGCTAATGCACCCCGGACGCTTCAGACTTATGCTGCTTTCACATGTTGGGAACTGACTttgctgtgtgcgtgtgtgtgtattgtgtgtTGTGACATGAATACTGAGCCTCTTGTCGATTAAACAAACACGAAACTCCTTTGTGTTGGCTTTGTAATGTCATTTTATTCTTGTTATATTAGCATAGATTGATGTGTAA
It contains:
- the cacfd1 gene encoding calcium channel flower homolog — encoded protein: MSSEENAASNKVAPEDDGMTWWYRWLCKIAGVLGGISCAIAGVWNCVTVNPLNIAAGVWMVLTAFVLFLCEVPFCCQFIEFANAVAARTDKFRPWQKALFYCGMALFPVVLKFSFTTLFGNAIAFATGVLYGLASLGKKGDAVTYARLQHQKQGDEEKMTGTLE